Proteins encoded by one window of Porphyromonas vaginalis:
- a CDS encoding VapE domain-containing protein, producing the protein MKLEEKDSPSKNDQIEAYLSAQYEFRYNTVLHRAEYRPRGTGDYTAVDRYRINTLKRALDKEANIQTSTDNLYSIIESDFSTRINPVQDYFRALPLTKGNAEAITALADCVRVTNSEKWEEYLTKWLVAVVANAMDDKQCRNHTCLVLTGEQGKFKTTFLDLLCPPALSDYRYTGKIYPQEKDVLSLIGQNLIINIDDQLKALNKRDENELKNLITCPQVKYRMPYEKHIEERPHLASFVASVNGNDFLTDPTGSRRFLPFEVLAIDIDSAKAIPMDAVYRDAKGLLHEGFRYWFNDEEIVELHRNSEAFQVYTTEMELLLRYFTFPSEAEMATKRFYMTNSEIVGYLSCYTRQPLSPKRMGEALRKVGYMRECRRINGNPVYVYAVRKICPEQPP; encoded by the coding sequence ATGAAGCTAGAAGAAAAGGATAGCCCCTCCAAAAACGACCAAATAGAAGCGTATCTTTCCGCTCAGTACGAGTTTCGGTACAACACCGTATTACACCGAGCGGAGTATCGTCCACGAGGAACAGGCGATTACACCGCCGTAGACCGCTATCGTATCAACACCCTCAAGCGAGCCTTGGACAAGGAGGCCAACATACAGACCTCCACAGATAATCTGTACAGCATTATTGAGAGCGATTTCTCCACACGTATCAATCCCGTGCAAGACTATTTCCGAGCCTTACCGCTGACGAAAGGTAATGCGGAAGCTATCACAGCTCTTGCCGACTGCGTGCGAGTAACCAATTCTGAGAAATGGGAGGAATACCTTACCAAGTGGCTCGTGGCCGTAGTAGCCAATGCTATGGACGACAAGCAGTGTCGCAATCACACCTGCCTTGTTCTGACAGGAGAGCAAGGCAAGTTCAAAACGACCTTTCTAGACCTGCTCTGCCCACCAGCTCTATCCGACTACCGCTATACAGGAAAGATATATCCGCAGGAGAAAGATGTGCTGAGCCTTATCGGGCAAAACCTCATCATCAACATTGACGACCAACTCAAAGCCCTCAACAAGCGAGATGAAAACGAACTGAAGAACCTGATAACCTGTCCGCAGGTGAAGTACCGTATGCCTTACGAGAAGCACATTGAGGAGCGCCCCCACTTGGCAAGCTTCGTGGCATCGGTCAATGGCAACGACTTCCTCACCGACCCGACAGGGAGCAGACGCTTCCTCCCCTTTGAAGTTCTGGCGATAGATATAGACAGTGCTAAAGCGATCCCGATGGATGCTGTTTACAGAGACGCTAAAGGGCTCCTGCATGAAGGCTTTCGCTATTGGTTCAATGATGAAGAGATTGTCGAGTTGCATAGAAACAGCGAAGCCTTCCAAGTCTATACGACAGAGATGGAGCTGTTGCTCCGCTACTTCACATTTCCCTCGGAAGCTGAGATGGCTACGAAACGCTTCTATATGACCAATTCGGAGATTGTAGGGTATCTCTCCTGCTATACCCGACAACCCCTCTCTCCCAAACGGATGGGAGAAGCGTTGCGAAAGGTGGGCTATATGAGAGAGTGTCGCAGGATAAATGGCAATCCCGTATATGTCTATGCCGTCCGTAAGATTTGCCCCGAGCAACCGCCATAG
- a CDS encoding toprim domain-containing protein, translating to MNNEYYDLQHLKAIPIADYLHTTYGVEPAKRYNGYALYHAPYREDFNASMKVDFRENLWHDYGTGQGGSIIDLVMRMQGCSAYEAMKHLAGKRETIVAPSSFHREALIEHRRDEPRANNRRHILSISDELPSHLQRYLQEVRKIDLAAASAYLRHIHYEVGGQEYSAIGFPNRSGGYELRDDRAFKGTIAPKDISVIAGREENAPLCIFEGFMDFLSLLTINGKETAPCLVLNSVSNISRAIAYLHEQDINSVRAFLDNDPVGRQALLTIQSSGVTVEDMSRHYVRYKDLNEYLVAQREAQKQKIVPRKKGLRR from the coding sequence ATGAACAACGAGTATTACGATCTACAACACCTTAAGGCAATACCAATAGCCGACTATCTGCATACCACCTATGGTGTCGAACCTGCCAAGCGGTACAACGGCTATGCCCTTTATCATGCACCCTACCGAGAAGACTTCAATGCTAGTATGAAGGTAGACTTTCGGGAGAACTTGTGGCACGACTACGGCACAGGTCAAGGCGGAAGCATCATAGACCTTGTGATGCGTATGCAAGGGTGTAGTGCTTATGAAGCAATGAAGCATCTTGCTGGAAAGCGAGAGACAATAGTTGCACCCTCTTCCTTTCACCGTGAAGCTCTCATAGAGCACAGAAGAGATGAGCCGAGAGCAAATAATAGAAGGCATATCCTCTCCATCAGCGATGAGTTGCCCTCACATCTGCAACGCTATCTTCAAGAGGTTCGCAAGATAGATCTTGCAGCGGCAAGTGCTTATCTCCGTCACATCCACTACGAAGTAGGAGGACAAGAATACTCCGCCATCGGATTTCCCAATCGTTCTGGTGGATATGAGCTTCGAGATGACAGAGCATTCAAGGGGACTATTGCTCCAAAGGATATATCTGTGATTGCAGGACGAGAGGAGAACGCCCCTCTCTGCATCTTTGAAGGCTTTATGGATTTCCTTTCCCTTCTTACGATAAATGGAAAAGAAACGGCTCCTTGCCTTGTATTGAACTCGGTCAGCAATATTTCGCGAGCCATCGCCTATCTCCATGAGCAAGACATTAACTCCGTTCGAGCGTTCCTCGATAATGACCCAGTAGGACGACAAGCACTCCTTACTATCCAATCATCAGGTGTGACCGTAGAGGATATGAGCAGGCACTATGTCCGATACAAAGACCTCAACGAGTATCTTGTGGCGCAACGAGAAGCGCAGAAACAGAAAATAGTCCCTCGTAAAAAGGGGCTTAGACGATAA